From the Dictyoglomus sp. NZ13-RE01 genome, one window contains:
- a CDS encoding response regulator encodes MKKILVVDDEPNVRSLVVETLNFLNKYEIFSASNGKEALNLIKEKSPDLVILDVMLPDIDGYTICSHIKENPNLNTLVLFLTARSSEIDQRVGYGMGADDYLPKPFTLKDLIEKVQNLLGE; translated from the coding sequence ATGAAAAAGATATTGGTAGTGGATGATGAGCCAAATGTAAGAAGTTTAGTAGTTGAAACTCTCAATTTTTTAAATAAGTATGAGATATTTTCTGCAAGTAATGGAAAGGAGGCTCTAAATCTAATAAAAGAGAAATCTCCAGATTTAGTTATATTAGATGTTATGCTTCCTGATATAGATGGGTATACAATATGCTCTCATATCAAAGAAAATCCCAATTTAAATACATTGGTACTATTCCTTACTGCCAGATCCAGCGAGATTGATCAAAGAGTAGGTTATGGAATGGGGGCGGACGATTATCTTCCAAAACCCTTTACCTTAAAAGATCTCATTGAAAAGGTTCAAAATCTCTTAGGAGAATAG